A segment of the Corynebacterium liangguodongii genome:
ACACCGCGATGGTGACCGCGAGCCCGGTGACCGCGGGGCGGCGGATCGCCGCGCACAGGTAGAACAACCCGATCAGCGAGAGCACCCCGAGCACGGAGAACGTGAAGAACGGTAGCGGGAACTGGGTTCCGTGCACCGGCAGGAAGTGGTTCGCCGTGGACCTCGCCTGGTAGTCGCCGAAGGCGAGGTTGTAGAGGTAAGGCCCCCACGAGAGCAGGGCGATGCTTAGCGACGCCACACCCACCGCAACCAAGTGCACCAGCGGCACCCAGGAGCGGCGCGCAAGGGCGAGGCCGAGCGCCAGGGCGACTACGCTCAAGGCGGTAAGAGCGGTAAAGAGCGTGTAGAAGGTTGCGGAGACCCCCAGGTAAAGGGCGAGGGCGGCGGTCGCCGTCCACGACCCCGCAAGCGCCTTCGAAGCCGCGACCGCCGCGGCCGGCACGAACATGGCGACGATCGCCGCGTAGGGCTCATCCGGGGTCTCGGTGAGCACGATCGCGGTGGTGGCCAGCGCGATCGCGGTCGCGAGCGGCAGGGAGCCGGTGAGCGCGCGCCACACCGGCGTCAGCGCCGCGGCGGCGGCAGCCAGGGACACCAGCGCCCACGGCTGGTAGACCTCCCAACCGTCCATGCCGAGTGCCCCCGCCATTCGCCCGCCGAGCCAGAACCAGCCGATGGGGTAGAAGGTGGGCAACCCGACGTAGTTCATGTCCTGGTTGGACATTGTCTCAGTCATCCGGGACAAAAACTGGGTGCGAAAGCCCTGGTCGACCTGGACCCCGTCGAGGTAGAGGCGGGTTGCGCTCAGCGGGATGCCCAGCGAGGTGACAACCAAGCCGGCCGGGGCGAGCGCGGCGATGACCTCGGTGAGCAGCGCTCGCGCGCCGCGGATCCACGCCCACAAGGCCGCCGCGGTGGCGACGATGAGGAGCATCGAAAACGCCGTCGCCAACCCGCGGGTCACCATCGAGGTGTTAAACGCGGGCAGGGATGCCGAGCGGAGGATGAACCAGGAAAGTAAAGCGAGCACGGCCGCGCCGAGCGCGGATGCCGCGACCCGCGCGACGTGCGCGCCTACCCCGCGAGTGTCTGTCATGGCTAACAGTGTGTCATAGCTTAAAAATTCAGCCGGCGCATGATCGGCGCCGGGATGTGCTGGAGCACGAAAGAGATCGGGCCGAACGCCTTGTGCACGAAGACCGCGCGCTGCCCGGCGAGGGCGGCCTCCACGGCGGCCTTGGCGACGTCTTCCTTGTTCACCGTCAGCGGGGCCTCGTCTAGCCCCTCGGTCATCTTCGTGCGCACCTGGCCGGGGCGCACGACGGTCACCCGCACGCCGAAGTCCCGCAGCGCCTCGCCGAGCTGCAGGTAGAACCCGTCCATGCCCGCCTTGGAGGCGCCGTAGACGAAGTTCGACCGGCGCACCTTCTGGCCCGCGACGCTGCTCATGGCGATGATGGTCCCGTGGCCCTGCGCCTTGAAGCGCTGGCCGAGCAGCACGCCGACCGAGACGAAGGCCGTGTAGTTCACCTCGGCGGATTCCACCGCGGCGGCCTGGTCCTGCCAGAGCTGCTCCTGATCGCCGAGGGTGCCGAAGGCGACGATGGCGACATCGACGTCCCCGCCGGCGAAAGCGGCCTCGATTGCGGCGGGGTGCGAGGCGGTATCGCGAGCGTCGAAGTCGACGACGCGGACCTCGCCGGCGCCGGCTGCCTGGGCCTCGGTCACTGCGGCGTCGATACGCGGGGAGCCCTCGCGCGCGGCGAGCGTGACGGTGGGGCTGCCGCCGCGCGAGGCGAGCTCGCCGACGATGGCCAGGCCGATCTCGGAGGTGCCGCCGAGAAGAAGGATGTGCTGTGCTTGTCCTACTGCGTTGAGCATGAAAAAGTTCTCCTTTTAGTTGAGCTCGAGGCGGCGCGACATGTCGGAGGCGAACACCCCGGTCGGATCGATCGCTCGGCGGGTCTCCAGCCAACCCGCCAGGCCCGGGTACATCGCGTGGAAGTTCTCGGCAGAGGTGCGCGACTCCTTGGCCAGGTAGAGGCGGCCCCCGAACTCCATGACCTGCTCGTCGAGGCGGTCGAGGAACTCGCCGAGGCCGGGGCGGATGGGGAAGTCCACGCACACGTTCCAGCCCTTCATCGGGTAGGACAGCGGTGCTCGGTTGCCCTCGCCGAAGAGCTTGAACACGTTGAGAGCGCTGTAGTGGCCCGAGGCCTGGATCTGGTAGATGATGTCCTTAAACGGCTCAACTGCATCGGTAGGCACGACGAACTGGTACTGCAAAAAGCCCTTCGAACCGTAGCCGCGGTTCCACTCGCCGATGAGATCGAGCGGCTGGTAGAACTGCGTGAGGTTTTTCACCTGGTTGCGCGCCGGCGCGCCCATGAGGTAGTACGCCTCTCCAATCGCCATGAGCGAGAGCTTGTTCATCGTCCACGACGGGAAGACATCCGGCACTGTCATCAGCTGCGGCGCGTTGAACTTCAGCGGATCCTTCGCCAGCTTCGGGGCGAACTCCTCGAGCTGAGCCAGGGTGGCCAGCGAGCCGCGCGAGATCGTCGAGCGGCCCGTCTTCGGCGGCGCCGAAATCGCGTCGAACCAGGCCGACGAGTACGTGTAGTTGACCTCGGAGCCGTCGGAGTGCGCCGCAATCGTCTCGTCGAGGGTGTCGGTGCGGTCGGTATCGGCGATGAAGTAGGCGGTCTCTGTGCGCGTCATCTCGATGCGGGCGCGCAGGATAATGCCGGTGAGCCCCATGCCGCCGACCGTGGCCCAAAACAGCGTCCCGTCCGGGTCCTCGGCGGTACCGTGCGGCTCGAGGTGGAGCACGCGGCCGTCGGCGACGAGCAGCTCCAAGGAGACGACGTGGTTGCCGAAGGACCCGGCCGAGTGGTGGTTCTTGCCGTGGATGTCCGGCCCGATCGCGCCGCCGATGGTGACCTGGCGGGTGCCGGGCAGCACCGGGACCCACAGGCCGTAGGGCAGCGCAGCCTTCATGAGCTGGTCGAGGGTGACGCCCGCGTCGACATCGACAATCGCGGTGGCAGGGTCGATGGAGTGGATGCGGTTGAGCGGGCGCATGTCCACCACCAGGCCGCCGCCGTTTTGCGCCGGGTCGCCGTAGGAGCGGCCCATGCCGCGGGCGATCACGCCGCGGCGGGCGTGGGCGGGAAGTGTCGCGTTGTCCTCGGCCACCTGCGCAACGGCGCGCTTGATCACCTCGACGTCCGGGGTGGAGAGCACGTGCGCCGTCGACGGCGCGGTGCGGCCCCAGCCGTGGAGCGATTCAACGTCAGTGTGTAATTGCATGCGCCCCAGCCTAGTCGAGCCCTAGAGGTCCATGAGGTCACGAATCTCTGGCGGCAGCTCGCTTTGCGACGTGATCACCGGGCGGCCCGCGGCCTTGTGCTCCCGCAGGATTTCGTAGACGCGGGTGCGCGAGGCGCTATCGAGAAACGGCAGCTCCTCGGCGAAAAGCCGCACCATGAAATCGGAGAGCGGGGCCTCGACCCGCTGCGCGGCCTCGTGGATCGCGTCCGGATCATCGCCCTTGTAGTGCTTCCTCATGGTTTTTCAGCCTACGATGGGGCCACATGAGCGCACCAATCGACTACAACTCCCTCGACGACACCTCAGCCGGGCGCATCGCGCAGGCCGGCTTCATCGCCGCGATGTTCGCCGTGCCGGACGTGGTCCAGGGCCGCGGGGCCCGCGCGGCGGCGTGGACGGGGCTGGCGGCGGCCAACCTTGCCGCGATCGCCGTGATGAACGCCGTCGACGAGGACCCCCGCAACGACCTCACCGCGGCGGTGGAGCGCGCGCCGGAAAAGGCGGGGTCGCCCGCGCAGACATGGGGGGTGCTTGGCCTGGGCGTGGCCGTCCTCGGCGCGTTGACGTATGTGAACGTCGCTTTCTACAAGGCGGCGGCCGGGTGGCTGCGCCGCCGCGGCGTGTCCCGGCCGTACTCCGCGCTCGGGTTCCTCGCCGGGGCCGGTTACATCGCGGCGCGGCGGCTCGCGACATAGCAGGAGGCAACCCGTGCCGCTCGCCGAACACCGCGCCCCCGTCATCGACCTCGCCCTGGTGCGCCCCCGCGCCGGGACGCGATCGACCTACGTCGTGCGCGCGAGCGCCCGCGGCAGCGAGGAAGACGCCTACCGCTACATCGGGATCGACGAGGCGGCCACGCTTGCCGACGTCTCACGCGCCCTCGCCCTCTCCTTCGGCTTTCACGGCTGCCCCGCACCCTCCGGGTTCAGCGAGCGCCCCGGCGCCCCCACCGAGCTCGCCCAGCCAGACGGGGAGACCACCCTGGGCGAGGCCCTCTCTGGGGCGCGCACCACGATCTTCTACCACTGGGGGCTGTGGCAGTTCGAACTCGAGCTCGTCGAGGCCTACCCGCGCGACGACAACACCCCGCCCGCCGTCGTGGTCGCCGGTGCGGGCGACTTCGCCGGCGCGGAGTTCCGGATCGACGAGATCAACCGCGAGCTCATTGGCGACGACTCCGCCCGCGCCGTGCTCGCCCAGGCCCGCCCGGAGGTGCGCGACATCGTCGAGCGCTCCGGCATGTACGACTATGTGCTCCTGCTCAAGGCGGTGGACCTGGGGCGGGTGGAGGGGGCGTCGATAAGCGAGGTGCCCAGGGAACGCACCCCGCTCGGCCGCGATGCCTTCTACACGGTCGTGCTCGCGCTCGCCTGCCTTGCCGACGCCGAGACGACCGACACCGTCATCGAAGCCACCTTCGCCGCCCTCGGCCACACCGGCTACCGGGCCCGCGACGTGCGCGAACTATGCGCCGGCTCGCTCGTGCGCCTCGCCGCGCTCGGTGCCTACGGGGCCGGCGCGCACGCCCCGGTGGCGCGTCTCGATGTCTACAGAGCGCTTTTGCGCGGGTAGGATTATCGCCCGTGCCTTCCCAAAAAGCCTCTTTGCTGAGCCAGCTAATCCCCTTCGTCATCATCGGCGTGGGCTGCGCGGTGGTCGATTTTGGGATCACGTACCTCCTGACTTCTCCCTTCGGGCGCATGCCGGCCAAGGCGATCGGTTGGTGCTTCGGCACCCTGATCGCCTACCTGCTCAACTCCAAGTTCGCCTTCCAAGCCAAGGTCAGCGCCAAGAAGGCGGGGGCGGTGTTCATCCTCTACGGGGCGACCTTCGGCGTGCAGCTGCTGCTCTACGCCGTGACGGAACCGCCGCTCGCAGCGCTCGGATTTGTCAACCCGTGGAAGGACGGCATCTCCTTCATCATCGCCCAGGGCGTGGCCACCGTGACCAACTTTGCCCTGCAGCGCCGCCTGATCTTCCGGGCGGAGACGAAGATCGTCTCGTCTGCCGAACCGCGCGCGTTTAAGGACGCCGAAAATCCTCCCGCGCCCCCATCCGCAGTAGCGTGAGCCACTTTGTGAACTCCTGCGGGTTTTTCCTTTGCACGAGGAAGAACCACCCGAAACGCACGACTTCCTGTAGTTTCATCGCCCGCATTCCGCGCTGGTTGATGATGTAGCCGCGGTTGCGGTAGGTGAAGTAGCGCTTCGTCTCGTTGTCGGGCCACTGCGCGTGGGCGCGCCCGCCCATGATGGGGTGGAACTCGCTGGATCCGTCGGGGTGGAGGTAGTAGGCGGTAAGCGCGGTGCCGTATTTCAGGCCCGATTGCGCTAATCGACGGTGGTACTCCACCTCATCGCCGCGGATGAATAGCCGGTAGTCGGGCACCCCGATGCGTTCCATTGCTTTTGCGCTGATCAGGGCGCCGTTGAACAGGGAGGCGTACTGGGGGAGAAAGTCGCCCTCCAATTCGCTGGTCTCGCGTTTCCAGGTCAGCCCCTGCCGTAACGGGAAGGCGAGCTTGGTTGGATCCTCGAGATTGGCCACGATCGGGCTGACCTCCGCGAGGCCTTCTCTCGTGGCTACTCGGTAGAGCTCCGCGAGGACGTTGTCATCGGCGGGTCGGCCGTCGTCGTCGGCGCACCAGATAGCGTCCGCCCCGAGAGCGAGGGCGTGCAGGAAGCCGTAGGCGAACCCGCCGGCGCCGCCGAGGTTGGTCTTCGAGGGGAGGTAGACGCCGCGCTCGGGGCATAGCGCCTCGAGCAGCTCTCGTACTTCCGGCTGGTTCCCGTTGTCCACCACGATGATCCAGTCCACCCGGTGCGTCTGCTCGGCCACCATGGTGAGCGAGTGGCGCAAGAGCTCGACGCGGTTATGGGTGACAATCACGGCCGCGGTCGTGCCGTTTGGGTCCAGGGTCGTGTCCATACACTTCATTGTGCACGAGGGGAACCGTTGGGGGCCGAGCGGGACTCTAATGAAGTATGAGACCTTTCAACGGCATGCCCCTTGGCGACTCGTGGGGCATCACCCAACACCCGGGCCCGGGATACGTCCAGATTTCCACGCGCCGGTACGTTCCTCCGGAATCTCTGCGGCCGGACTGGGCCGTCGAGCTGCAGGCGAAATTGCACCCGCGCGGAGTGCGCTACGCAGCGCCCGCCGCTGCGCGTGCTTTGGCGAACGCCATCGAGCATCCCACCAGCATCATTACCGGCTACAGCGCTTTGGCAGTCTACGGATTGCCCCATTTGGCCGAAGGGCACGATACGACCCTCGTTGCCCCCGTAGCATCGAACTCGATAGGTGGGCCGTGCACGCCGACGGTGACACGGCGCGGCTGCAAAGCGACGGAGGCGTGGACTGTGTCAGTTCACGGCTACCCCTTCCGCGTCGCTTCCCCGGCCGTTGCGACGGCCCAAGCCTTAAAGAGCCTCGAGCAGTTACCCGCCGTGCAGCTTATCGACGCCTCGAGGCGCCACCTCGGAGTCTCGCCTGAAGAAATCAAACTGGCTTGTCGCAGGCGCGTCAGCAAGAGGTGGGTAGAGAAGGTTTTGCGGCTCTCGAGCGCCCACGCAGATTCGCCCAAGGAGACTGAAATGCGCTTAATGACAGTGGACATAGCCGCAGATTTCAACCTCACGCTACGCGAGCAGCACCCCCTTCTGCTAGGCACTCAACTCATCACAGTTTTCGATCTTGCCCTTCTCGAGCCCAAGATCGGACTCATGTACGACGGGCAGCACCATTGGGAGTATCAACAGCGGCAGAAGGATTCCCTCATCAACCTCGAGGCTACGGCCCAAGGGTGGACCGTCCTCCGATTCTCCGCGGGGACTCTTCCAGAGTTGCCCTCTCGCCTACGGCGATTGCTCGCGGCGGTGGGTGGGTGACATCGGTGACAGGTCGCTGCGTGGTGTCCTGGGGATAGTGACATCGGTGACGCAGGGGTGGTCGTTGGTGTCACGCGCGGCGGTGGGTGGGTGACATCGGTGGCAGGTCGCTGCGTGGTGTCCTGGGGATAGTGACATCGGTGACGCAGGGGTGGTCGTTGGTGTCACGCGTGGCGCACCAGCCAAAGCCACCCCTACATCCCGTGGAACCTCTCCACCAACTCGGCGACATACCCCCCGGCCTCCGGCCCCTCGTAGGCGGTAACCACGTCGGAGACGAGGCCGGCCTGCCTGATCTCGCCCTTGTCCACCCACAGGGCGGTGGTGCATAGCTGGGCTAGGAAGTCGTTGGAGTGGGAGGCGAAGACGAGGATGCCGGAGCGCTCGACCATCTCGGCGAGCTTGACGCGGGCCTTGGCCATGAAGGCGGCATCGACGGCGCCGATTCCTTCGTCGAGAAGCAAGATCTCGGGCTCGATGGAGGTGACCACCCCGAGGGCGAGGCGCACCCGCATGCCGGTGGAGTAGGTGCGCAGCGGCATGTCGAGGTAGTCTCCGAGCTCTGAGAATTCGGCGATTTCGTCGATCTTGGCTTTCATCTGGCGGCGCGACTGCCCCAAAAACAACCCGCGGATGATGATGTTTTCGTAGCCCGAGATCTCCGGGTCCATGCCCACCCCCAGGTCGAAGACGGGAGCGACGCGCCCGCGCACCCGCGCCACCCCCCGTGTCGGCTCGTAGATCCCGGAGAGCAGGCGCAGCAGCGTCGATTTACCGGCGCCGTTGTGGCCGACGAGGCCGACGCGGTCGCCCTCGCGCAGGTGGAGGTTGATGTCTTTGAGCGCTTCGACGACGACGGTGTTGGAGGCGTTTCGCCCGATTGCACCGCCGGCGGTGGAGACGACGGCCTTTTTCAGCGAGCGCGATTTCGCGTCGAAGATGGGGAAGTCGACGCAGGCGTTGTAGGTGTCGATGGAAACCACGATTTACTCCTTAAACCCAGTACGGGACGCGGAAGCGCCACTGGCGCATCACGAGCACGGCGGCGAGGAGGCCGGCGATGGTGCAGGCACCGACGATGCCCCAGTGGTAGGCGGGCACCTCGAGCCCGATGAGCGGGCCGCGGACGATCTCGAGGTAGTGGTAGAGCGGGTTGAGCTCGGCGATGCGGGCGCGCTGGGCGACTTCGCCGCCTTGCTCGAGAAGGGTCTGGGTGGTCCAGACGATAGGGGTGACGTAGAACAGCAGCTGGACGAGGGATTCGAGCAGCGGCGCGACGTCGCGGAAGCGGGTGGCGATGACGCCGAAGAGCATGGTCACCCACACGCCGTTGATAACCAGCAGCGCCAGCGCCGGGATAGCCAGCAGGGTATTCCACGTCAGCGGGATCCGGAAAATGAGCACCAGCAGGACCCAGATAACCATGTTGTGCGCGAGGAAGAGCAGCTGGCGCCATACGAGGCGGTAGACGTGGACGGACAGCGCGGAGGGGAGTTGTTTGATCAACCCCTCGTTTTCGATGAAGACGTTTGAGCCATCCTTGATGCAGCCGGCGATAAAGCCCCAGACTATGAAGCCGACGGTGACGTGGGGGAGGAACTCGCGCACCGAGATCTGGAAGAGCATGGAGTAGAGCAGCCCGAGGGCCAGCGCCATGACGCCGGTGGCGATGGTGATCCACAAAGGCCCAAGCACGCTGCGGCGGTAGCGCTGCTTGATGTCTTGCCAGCCGAGCTGGAGCCAGAGCTCGGATTGGCT
Coding sequences within it:
- a CDS encoding decaprenylphospho-beta-D-erythro-pentofuranosid-2-ulose 2-reductase; translation: MLNAVGQAQHILLLGGTSEIGLAIVGELASRGGSPTVTLAAREGSPRIDAAVTEAQAAGAGEVRVVDFDARDTASHPAAIEAAFAGGDVDVAIVAFGTLGDQEQLWQDQAAAVESAEVNYTAFVSVGVLLGQRFKAQGHGTIIAMSSVAGQKVRRSNFVYGASKAGMDGFYLQLGEALRDFGVRVTVVRPGQVRTKMTEGLDEAPLTVNKEDVAKAAVEAALAGQRAVFVHKAFGPISFVLQHIPAPIMRRLNF
- a CDS encoding glycosyltransferase, whose amino-acid sequence is MKCMDTTLDPNGTTAAVIVTHNRVELLRHSLTMVAEQTHRVDWIIVVDNGNQPEVRELLEALCPERGVYLPSKTNLGGAGGFAYGFLHALALGADAIWCADDDGRPADDNVLAELYRVATREGLAEVSPIVANLEDPTKLAFPLRQGLTWKRETSELEGDFLPQYASLFNGALISAKAMERIGVPDYRLFIRGDEVEYHRRLAQSGLKYGTALTAYYLHPDGSSEFHPIMGGRAHAQWPDNETKRYFTYRNRGYIINQRGMRAMKLQEVVRFGWFFLVQRKNPQEFTKWLTLLRMGAREDFRRP
- a CDS encoding ABC transporter ATP-binding protein — encoded protein: MVSIDTYNACVDFPIFDAKSRSLKKAVVSTAGGAIGRNASNTVVVEALKDINLHLREGDRVGLVGHNGAGKSTLLRLLSGIYEPTRGVARVRGRVAPVFDLGVGMDPEISGYENIIIRGLFLGQSRRQMKAKIDEIAEFSELGDYLDMPLRTYSTGMRVRLALGVVTSIEPEILLLDEGIGAVDAAFMAKARVKLAEMVERSGILVFASHSNDFLAQLCTTALWVDKGEIRQAGLVSDVVTAYEGPEAGGYVAELVERFHGM
- a CDS encoding GtrA family protein, whose translation is MPSQKASLLSQLIPFVIIGVGCAVVDFGITYLLTSPFGRMPAKAIGWCFGTLIAYLLNSKFAFQAKVSAKKAGAVFILYGATFGVQLLLYAVTEPPLAALGFVNPWKDGISFIIAQGVATVTNFALQRRLIFRAETKIVSSAEPRAFKDAENPPAPPSAVA
- a CDS encoding ABC transporter permease is translated as MTSDGSADTPPSTSKTFRTAFRDLGRGWSQSELWLQLGWQDIKQRYRRSVLGPLWITIATGVMALALGLLYSMLFQISVREFLPHVTVGFIVWGFIAGCIKDGSNVFIENEGLIKQLPSALSVHVYRLVWRQLLFLAHNMVIWVLLVLIFRIPLTWNTLLAIPALALLVINGVWVTMLFGVIATRFRDVAPLLESLVQLLFYVTPIVWTTQTLLEQGGEVAQRARIAELNPLYHYLEIVRGPLIGLEVPAYHWGIVGACTIAGLLAAVLVMRQWRFRVPYWV
- a CDS encoding FAD-binding oxidoreductase gives rise to the protein MQLHTDVESLHGWGRTAPSTAHVLSTPDVEVIKRAVAQVAEDNATLPAHARRGVIARGMGRSYGDPAQNGGGLVVDMRPLNRIHSIDPATAIVDVDAGVTLDQLMKAALPYGLWVPVLPGTRQVTIGGAIGPDIHGKNHHSAGSFGNHVVSLELLVADGRVLHLEPHGTAEDPDGTLFWATVGGMGLTGIILRARIEMTRTETAYFIADTDRTDTLDETIAAHSDGSEVNYTYSSAWFDAISAPPKTGRSTISRGSLATLAQLEEFAPKLAKDPLKFNAPQLMTVPDVFPSWTMNKLSLMAIGEAYYLMGAPARNQVKNLTQFYQPLDLIGEWNRGYGSKGFLQYQFVVPTDAVEPFKDIIYQIQASGHYSALNVFKLFGEGNRAPLSYPMKGWNVCVDFPIRPGLGEFLDRLDEQVMEFGGRLYLAKESRTSAENFHAMYPGLAGWLETRRAIDPTGVFASDMSRRLELN
- a CDS encoding arabinofuranosyltransferase, which translates into the protein MTDTRGVGAHVARVAASALGAAVLALLSWFILRSASLPAFNTSMVTRGLATAFSMLLIVATAAALWAWIRGARALLTEVIAALAPAGLVVTSLGIPLSATRLYLDGVQVDQGFRTQFLSRMTETMSNQDMNYVGLPTFYPIGWFWLGGRMAGALGMDGWEVYQPWALVSLAAAAAALTPVWRALTGSLPLATAIALATTAIVLTETPDEPYAAIVAMFVPAAAVAASKALAGSWTATAALALYLGVSATFYTLFTALTALSVVALALGLALARRSWVPLVHLVAVGVASLSIALLSWGPYLYNLAFGDYQARSTANHFLPVHGTQFPLPFFTFSVLGVLSLIGLFYLCAAIRRPAVTGLAVTIAVCYAWVFASMVTPLLGTTLLGFRVEVLILLLFATAGLVALSHTGPLLERAFGSLAPAATAAGVILLAAAGGLYIQQIPEKNQAHIDQAYADTDGNGERADRFPADAGRYYGEVRSFISAHGFEPTNTVVLTDEINFMAMNPYYGFNAFTSHYANPLGEYDRRVEALTTLAEGSYDALEDPQEMLAALDSLPWRAPDVFLFRGNLDDESEPYKTHVGHDIFPNEPNMVYERLFFNPASFDSPEWDKAQIGPFVVVVRSR